Part of the Henckelia pumila isolate YLH828 chromosome 2, ASM3356847v2, whole genome shotgun sequence genome is shown below.
ATTACACTTTTTCTAACTGAAGTTAAAGTTTTGATCTCACTTGGATAAAGAAGAACCAGTTGAAAATTGACATGAACAGATCACCTTGCATGTACTTTTCATGCCGCACATTCATGATTGATCTATGTCATTTGATTGTAGTGATATAAGTGACCATTGATGGTTTAGTTGTGATAAATACAACAAAGACTGCATTGATCCTATGTCGATATAATTGATGGACGAGATTGTTTGAGAAGTCCTATAGTTATGATGACAAAAGTTTTGAGCTCATTAAGTTTACACATTTATATGTTTACATATATGGCCCAGTAGGAGATTGTTGGAATTTTTGGGGCCATAATCGTAATTGTAAATGTTTAAATGTCATCAATTAAATAAGTCATAATTTGATGTGgtctaatttataattaaagaaTTGACTTATGGACTTAATTGTCATGATATTATTGTGTGGATACCATATATGATATTTCTGATTTGTTGAAGGGCCAAATTAGAAATAGTAAAAgcttatttaattataattaaaggGGTTGTGGTCCCAATTTTGCAGAACGACGTATACACATCAGTTTCTGTTTTCCATCGATAGAACAATCGAGTTCGGAAGGAAAACTGCAAGATTGAAGATCATCATCCATAATCACTCACAAATCATAGATTCTGATACGCTTCCGCAGGTCTGATTATTATTCGCTTGAGAGTTGGATATAATTGATGGATTATTGTGTTTGAGAGATGGAATCCAATTGCTTTCTTCAATTGTAAAAAGTGTGAGTTTAATTATGTAATGTTCACTTTGACCTTGTGTCAATAGTAAATAGGGTGAGAGTTTAATTGTGTCATATCCATTTTTATCTTGTTTCAACAGTAAAGAAGGTGGGTGGAATTGTCTTTCTCTTAATTTATTTGTGCTAGATGATATTTTATCCTGCAGATATTTTTGACCTTTCATTgttcaattaaattttattgtcATGTTATCTTTGATTTAttgtgtaaataaaataaaactgtgttttttttaagttcactgtgtaaataattttgtttattGTATAAATtgtcttaatatttaatttattttcttaaattggTGTTTATATCCACATTAATTGTGAGTTTTTATGTATCCAAAAATTTTTTCATTCTATTtccattaaattaaaaaaaattatttattcgattttcACTGTGTTTAATGGAGATatcaagaaaattaaaaatttaattgtcataATTTGAAACTTAattggataaaaaaaattagttgatagcatgaaaataattaaaataatggtAACAatgttataaatattttatattaaaaaaatgattgcatctacaaaaaaatttttaggatcgaaatatgtgtAGAGGAGGGGGGTTGaatacacaattaaattttgttttataaaaCTTTGATCTGCTGAAGGTAGATTAAAAAATTTCTTGTTTAAAATGTTTATTCTGCTAGAAAGATCTGATCAGATTAGACGGAAATATCTTCCTCACAGAATTGAACTGGAAAGCTATATACAGATCAAATATAGTGCAGTAAGTAAATGTATAAGAGGCAAGAGATTTTTTATGAAAGTTTGGAGCTTAATCTTTTACGTTTCCCCTTCTTATGTTTTCAAAAAGACTCCAttagaagaatttgatttatacaactccTTGTACAAATCCGATCCAATCAACCCTTGAAAAAAACTCCTAGATACACTTTCTCAATACAGATCAAAGTCTGTTTGAGTTACAGAAGGAAGCCACAAACAAATGTGCTTCGATAACTTGATATGATAAAATACAAATTGCTTTGAACTCGATCGATCTGGTAGACTATCTAACTAAGAGCTTTGAAACTTTGATATGATAATATGGGTTTCTGAGTTAGAATTTCGAATGAAGGCTTTTTGACTTTCTATCACTTGAATTGATATATAATCTTTGTGTCGTGCACTCTTGTTCTCTTTTTCTATCTCTATCGATTTGAATCTTcattatcatatatttatagccTTCAAAAATTGTCGGTGAGCCGCCAACACATTCTGAGATTGAGCCACCAACAAATCTCTTGAGTtggctcacaaatcttgacttttTGGATATGCATACCAACCGTTCACAACTTCATTAAATTCCTTTGTCTCTTTTAGCTCAACAACCTTTTGAAAAACGGCAGCAACTGATCAAACATGAATTCATCTGGTtgtttgattgatctgatctgGCCAAAGAAGTTTAAACTAATCGATCTGGATTGTTCTTCTAGAGAATGATTATTTGATCTGTTAAGATAATAACTGCGAGAATATGTAGATCAAAATATCTTATTAGATCTGGGCTGATTACTTTGTTCGGTAACTTGATTTGTAGGCATGAGACTTTGATCTGCTTTCGTTCGTACTTTAATAATATTATCGATTTAGTTCTAGGTTTTGTTTGATCTATTCTCTTTAATTTAATCACTAAAACTTTGAtttattcacaaaaaaatattattattagattttaatatttacaATGTAAGATAccgatttttattaataatatttagataactatatcatttttttgattaaaataaaaatataataagattaattaaaataattattatgtaAAATAACTTATCGATAATAGTAATAGtgttataaataattttattaaataatataaaaactaaattaaatttaccgaaatatataaaaattccaatgataaaaaataattaaatattgtaaatataaaaattcattTTGAAGATAGGAGAGAGTGAGAGGAGAGCAGATGTgaaatagagaaaaaaaaaagataaaatttgtACGTGAATTatgagttttaaaaatttatccAGATCTTTGGGTTGGATCAAAGAAAAATGTTGATAATTTATAGTTTTACATAATGCTTTAATAGTTTTATGTTAATGAATTCAATGAATTTGTTACAAGTTTATTAGAATTTTTAATATCGGTAGacttttgtaaaatttttaaagGTAGAATATAAATTGACTTTTTAAAATTCTAGGAAAGTCTATTTTAAATATtgctatatttttataaaaaaataaaaaaaaatctgaattgaatacctgtgaatttttaaaatctacAAAAGTAATTAAAAATGATCAAAATTCCTATGTTGAATATGACTTTAAAATAATTCGATATGTTCATAATCAGCTAACCTTCGTGTAGGAAAAGTATAATTAAATCAAgaaaacatcaattaaattgaaaataaagcaTTGTCGTGGGGAGATCCTTGGCTGCCCGATTTGGATAATCCATGTATCACCTCTCATTGCATTCCGAAATTACAGCACACTACTGTAATTTCTCTGCGGCTGGAGGATAATGCAAACTGGGATGAGGATTTAATTAAGGATCTTTTTAATGATAGGGGTGCAAAGCTGATCCTATCAATTCCCTTGAGTCTCAGAAATTGTGACGACGCTTGGATGTGGGGAGATGATGCAAAAGGTTGTTATTCTGTCAAAAGTGGCTACAAATCCTTATTGGGATCGTGGGGGCCAAATCCAAATGTGTTGGGAGTTGATTGGAATTTAGTTTGGAGGTTACGTATCCCTCCAAAAGTACGCAACTTCATCTGGAGACTTTTATCAGCCTGTCTTCCAACTTTGATTGCTCTCCGCCGTCGAAGAGTCAATGTTCCGGAATGGTGCCCGTTGTGCCATAGCGAGAAGGAGGACGACTTGCATATTCTCATTTCTTGTCTGTTAGCCCGAAATGTATGGGTCCTTACGCCTCTTGGGAATCATGTAGGGTCAGAGAGGTCGGTTGTGGAGTGGTGGAGCAATTTGGTCGCCGACTTTGATATTCTAATAGTTGAACTTGCAGCTGTGGTTCTTTGGTGTTTGGCAGAACATAAATGATGTGGTGTGGAACTCTAAATCGAAGCCAGCAACTGTTATCTTGCAATCAGCTGTAGACATCCATTCTCAGTGGCAATCTACCCACCCTTCTAATCAAAATCAGTTGTCTTATGCGCTTAAACAAAGCCTAACTTGCTGGAAGACTCCGAGGGAAGATCATCTTAAATGCAATGTTGATGCGGCACTTTTCATTAATGCAGGTAAAGCTGGTTATGGATGCATTATCAGAAACCATTTTGGCTTGGTTGTTGCAGCGATCCATGGAAGCCTACCAGGCATTACCATCCCGTTGTTGGCAGAAGCTTTGGGTATTAGGGAAGCCTTGAGCTGGATCAAGGATTTAAATCTTTCTTCAATCACAGTTGAATCTGATGCCCTTTTGATTGTGGAAGCGTTAAACTCTTCGATATCGGATTCCTCTATGATTGGTCTTATTTTAGATGATTGTAAAATCCTTGCGATGGATATTCATTCCATCTCTTTTACTTTTGTTAGACGATCAGCGAATCAGGCTGCTCATGCGTTAGCACAAAAAACTGGTTCTTTGTCTGGTCTTGAGGGCAGAGTGGTTCCGCCCCCTTCTGTTATTTATGATGTAATTCTCCGTGACTTggtttaatatattttgttttcctaaaaaaaaataGCATTGTCGTGGTACAGACTTGCAATAACTGTTACAAAGATGTTATCAAAACTTCTGGTGGATTTAATTGCAAAAATTGTGTTAAGATTAATATAAAAGACGTCGTAAGGTACTCATCTATGCTAAATTATATATAGATTCTTaatcaaaaaattttaattattatatatacattcCTACAATTGATGTTTCAAATACGAGATAATAATAATCGTCCAAGAACAAAGTGAAACGTCTAAATTAAGTGATATTGTTTGAAGATACGTTGCAATGTCATTTATTGGTTGTTCTATTGAGAAATAAATCGACACGCACATTTGTaagttaatttaaaatattcattccaatatttttatatttatcttatattatttccaataattatgtattttatattGTAGCAACCATGTACACTTGAGCAAAGAAACATAATTTATCACCCAAGAAAATAAGATCAAGTTAATTTCTTTTTCAAATTAGATAATTTTGTCTCATATGAAAATGCGATACTCTAAATAATTGAGGATGTTTTCGAGAAATCAGAACAATTAAAGAGAAATGTTACAGATAATAACTTGATAAGAAATGAAATACTTATGTCTTCAATGAAATACAAACGAATGATAAGAAAAGAACAAGACCAAACAAAACGACAAAACCTCTTAAAAAAACATAGTCATCTTCAAAAAAGTTCTCACAAAGATTTAAGATGATGAGAGAATTGGTAATTTTAATAGAAAAATGAAGAAACTcaaacaaaacaacaatatAGTCAtgactaaaaatttaaaattaagcGGCAGAACACCATGCTTTTTATTCAAGTTTCAATGCGCAATGAAAATTTTACTTTCCCAAATATATCTACATAAACATTTAATTTCTCATAACTTCTTATAAATTTCGTCTTTTACGTCGTACttactaattaaataaaattcaagAATCTTTATTGTTAGTTTTCAAACAATAGGAATTTGTCTACCAACGCGAGTAAAAAAGACCCAAGTCCCAACTGTATTGACATAGTTTGTCGCATAGAGTTTGTCTAATATAGTTTACTCAACTAACGTTGTTTACAAATAGATGGATGGATggattattgttattattattattattattattattattattattatttttgttgctGTTGCTGTTGTTGTTTCtcaataaacaaaaatatattactCATGAATCAAACAAGATACAAAGTACCGACGGATTAATTGTTGGTATTTCCGGAGACAAGCTGGCAAAAAACATAATTGGAGAACAAATTTATTCGAATGACAACAATATTAATTAAGACTGTATTATTACACACACTGGGACTCTTACAATTGCAAAAAACAAGAAAACCTCCGACCAGCGCCGATAAAAATCAGGAATTTCGGCAAATAAGCTGGCAAAATGCGTAATCGGAGGACAAATTTATTCCATCGTAACAATATCATCACTGCATATTACGAACACACTCAAACTCCGACGCTTGCAAAGAACAAGAAAACATGCAAAAAATCGAAAAGCAGACACGAACATACATGAATTTATTCTTACATGATCACGAACATATGGAGAAGGGGCTGAGTGTATGTGTATAGTTCCGGGCATTGCCTCAATCAGTGCAGCAGCGATACATAACGTACTGATCCATCGTCTTCCCGCATTCGGAGCAAACGATATGTTCCGATACGTACCCGGCATGCCCCGGCAGAATCAGGCGATTGCAGTGATGCTCTGTTCGCACCCCTCGCGTTTCCTCGTCAAGAACTCCCACAAACTTGTCCACGTGATCGACCCTGTACGCCCATTGAGGGTGATTGTCCAAAACAGGCAGCAAAACGTCGCCTTTCCCCTTCACCATCTCGTAGTTTCCTCTGCTGAAAACAGCCCACCCCACTTCGCTGCCGTCGAACGTGAGCATGTTCAGGATCTCCTGCATCACGGTGTCGGATTCCGCCGACGTCCCGAGCCGTTTCTTGGAGTTCAACATGCTCATCAGCCTTGTCCAGAAGAACCAGATGTAGTCGTTGTAGTTGTCGAGAGGGAAAGTGTGGCTCAGCTTCTCCCTGTCGATCACGTCGTGGCAGCGGCGGACTTTGTCTTTCGGGTTGCTTTTGCCTACGTAGAGCATTTCCAAGGGGATGCGCATTGCGGCCGCCGCTGCGCGAGTGGATTGGGTGAATCTACGAACCCATTCGACGTCCTCTCCTCCATACAAGCATATGATCCTGTTCTCCCTTATCTGTGAATGAATGAGAATGTTTCgaaaaaatcaagatttttgTTAATGATCAGATTGGTGGAATTAGTTTTGGATGAAGGGCCTTGCTTAATTACCCAATCTGTAAAACGTGGATCTATGGAATCCGCGAGTAATTCCAGGTTCCAGCTGCTTTCTGCCCATAGAGCCATTTCTCTTTGCTTGGTAAAAGGGAAGCCATTGCTCGCCCAAATCCACATCATCGGCAAGGCGTCAAGATTCGACAGTTTCGCTTGTGGATCCAGGACAACAAGCATTGGCCTGTGCACGAAATTCCAGACATCTCGGATGTATCTTATGACCACCGGCTCGATGTACGAAGGGTGCTCCACTGAATGCcaaggcatcatgtttcgtaGGTTCTGGAACTCCGTGTCTTGAAACGAGGCCATTGAAGTCGAAGAGTCGACTATGGGGAGCCAGAGAACCTCGTATTCTTGCCTCGTTGGGTGTTGGTTGTAAATGGAATGGAGGATGTTTAGCTCTTCGTGAGGAATGTTGAGATCAGTGATCAACAATAGTACATGCTTGGACCTCAATACCTCGATTTTCTCCTGTCAGTTCGAGAAATCAAGAAATTCGTAGTCGTTCATGGGATGTGTTTGAAAAGATCACGAAAACTTAACCGAAAACCAGGAACTTACATTGATCTTTTTGTAACCATGAAAGAGTGGCTTCTGATCTTCTCTAGCACGAAACATCGCCCTGAATACCTTCATGTTATCAATATGCGCCGCCTCCATGAGTTTCTTGAATGCTATGTATGCATCTTCTCCTTTCTTCCTATCTGCGGAATCATAAGATGGACATATAAAGTGGGAATCTGTTCCATAATTGGTGTTAGCTAGATTGTGTTCAAGTGAAACTTACCAATTAAGTCCTTACAGATCTTCAGTTGCGTTTGCAAGTGTTCAAACATTACTGAGAGCTTATGAGCCATGTTTAATATCTCCCAGGACTCGGCGGTGGAAGTAAGGTACCTGATCAACCACAAATACAGAGGAGGTTTAATTTAACTATAGCCTTTGGATGTATAATGTAGAATATTGGTTAAGAAACAGATGTATATATGCATACTCGTGACCGCTGCCGATGAGGTTCAGAAGTAGAGAGGCACAGGCAAGAAGACTCCTGATGATCCAGTATGCAGCGGTAGGGATATGAGCGGTAGCCGCCGCCATTTCTCCCGATTCCTGGCTTATGTACTGAGAGGGAAGTTCCTTAAACTCTATAAGACAGAGTGTTACCTTCAGAGCTGTGGATAAAAGGTCGGAAACGGACTCGAACTTCTTTCTTAAATCAGGGGACATTGTCTCCGGCAAATCTTTGAGACTTGCTACGCTCTTGGCGAGTGGATCTTTTGTCTGATGCTGTACGACTAGCCAAAACTCTCCATAGTTGATGGCGAAAGCAGCGAAGGTGATGACAACTTTGGCGTCCCACGAGTAGTTCGCCAGAGATCTGAGGAAGTCCATCGTTACAGAATGCGCTTCTGCTCCAGCAGCACATTTGCAAACTATCTGTAGCATCATAAACACGTTATTTCGGGTTTTACATTAAGGCTAGATGATGTTGCTTAGATTATCTGATATACATATATACCTCGCTGCAAATCTTGTTAATGGGAAATGCCAGGGCTTTAACAATATCTAAGTCCCTGTAAGAACTCTCGTACGCCTTGTCATCCAACGTCGAACTATGGTACGTCTTATCATCCAACGTAGAACCGTGGTATGCCTTGTTTTCCTTTGTATCAAAATGATGTTGAATTTGATTTCCCTGAATCTGCATAAAACATTAACAAACACAAAAAGAGGAAAAAAAGCGCTCTCCAAGTGAATAAGAAACTCAGTTCTTGGACTAAAAATGAATAACTATGACAAGAAAAGCATG
Proteins encoded:
- the LOC140882157 gene encoding protein SIEVE ELEMENT OCCLUSION B-like; the encoded protein is MANYQVLPPITKSRPLVTDTVLPPKDPVVSLGLVQNFTNDPSLKPSHELDHGSYNPFPAPRAPANVKGGQMMLKPISSNRLSLSSDESALSKQILATHNLAYEDFDVKPVLAIVEDIFRLAKPLTTTDHSVTPIQGNQIQHHFDTKENKAYHGSTLDDKTYHSSTLDDKAYESSYRDLDIVKALAFPINKICSEIVCKCAAGAEAHSVTMDFLRSLANYSWDAKVVITFAAFAINYGEFWLVVQHQTKDPLAKSVASLKDLPETMSPDLRKKFESVSDLLSTALKVTLCLIEFKELPSQYISQESGEMAAATAHIPTAAYWIIRSLLACASLLLNLIGSGHEYLTSTAESWEILNMAHKLSVMFEHLQTQLKICKDLIDRKKGEDAYIAFKKLMEAAHIDNMKVFRAMFRAREDQKPLFHGYKKINEKIEVLRSKHVLLLITDLNIPHEELNILHSIYNQHPTRQEYEVLWLPIVDSSTSMASFQDTEFQNLRNMMPWHSVEHPSYIEPVVIRYIRDVWNFVHRPMLVVLDPQAKLSNLDALPMMWIWASNGFPFTKQREMALWAESSWNLELLADSIDPRFTDWIRENRIICLYGGEDVEWVRRFTQSTRAAAAAMRIPLEMLYVGKSNPKDKVRRCHDVIDREKLSHTFPLDNYNDYIWFFWTRLMSMLNSKKRLGTSAESDTVMQEILNMLTFDGSEVGWAVFSRGNYEMVKGKGDVLLPVLDNHPQWAYRVDHVDKFVGVLDEETRGVRTEHHCNRLILPGHAGYVSEHIVCSECGKTMDQYVMYRCCTD